The following are encoded together in the Bos javanicus breed banteng chromosome X, ARS-OSU_banteng_1.0, whole genome shotgun sequence genome:
- the LOC133243193 gene encoding heterogeneous nuclear ribonucleoprotein F-like: MEKKCKKAKWLSGEALQIPVKRREAKSKGEKERYKRLNAEFQRIAKRDKKAFLSDQCKETEENNRMGKTRDLFKKRIGHRYIEVFNSSQEGVRSYLDPPLKFMSVQLPGPYDRPGTARRYTGIIKQAGLERMRSGAYSAGYGGHEEYSSLGDGYGFTTDLFGRDLSYCLSEIYDHRYRDGEFTVQSTTGHCVHMRGLPYKATENDIYNFSLLNPVRVHIEIGPDGRVTSEADVEFATHEEAMVAMSKNRANMQHRYIELFLNSTTGASNGSYSSQMMQDMGVSTQSTYSGLESQSVSGRYGAGYGAQNSMGRYE; this comes from the coding sequence atggaaaagaaatgcaaaaaagcaaaatggctgtctggggaggccttacaaatacctgtgaaaagaagagaagccaaaagcaaaggagaaaaggaaagatataagcgtctgaatgcagagttccaaagaatagcaaagagagataagaaagccttcctcagcgatcaatgcaaagaaacagaggaaaacaacagaatgggaaagactagagatctcttcaagaagagaATAGGGCACAGGTATATTGAGGTGTTCAACAGCAGTCAGGAGGGAGTTAGGTCATACTTGGATCCCCCACTGAAGTTCATGTCAGTGCAGCTGCCAGGGCCCTATGACCGCCCTGGCACAGCCAGGAGGTATACTGGCATCATCAAGCAGGCAGGCCTGGAGAGGATGAGGTCTGGTGCCTACAGTGCAGGCTATGGGGGTCATGAGGAGTACAGCAGCCTCGGTGATGGCTATGGCTTCACCACCGACCTGTTTGGGAGAGACCTCAGTTACTGTCTGTCTGAGATATACGACCACAGGTATAGAGATGGTGAGTTCACTGTCCAGAGCACCACTGGACACTGCGTCCATATGAGAGGGCTGCCTTACAAAGCCACAGAGAATGACATTTACAACTTCTCCCTGCTCAACCCTGTGAGAGTCCACATTGAGATTGGCCCTGATGGAAGAGTGACCAGTGAAGCTGATGTTGAGTTTGCCACTCATGAAGAAGCCATGGTGGCCATGTCCAAAAACAGGGCAAACATGCAACATAGATACATAGAACTTTTCTTGAATTCCACAACAGGGGCCAGCAACGGGTCATATAGCAGCCAGATGATGCAAGACATGGGAGTGTCAACCCAGTCCACTTACAGTGGTCTTGAGAGCCAGTCTGTAAGTGGCCGTTATGGGGCTGGCTATGGTGCCCAGAACAGCATGGGTAGATATGAGTAG